CTTTGCAGTAGTTACTTTATGGATAGCTGAATTAGCAGGATTATTAAATTGTTGTGGAATAAAGGCATTTCCCATTTCACCTTTTAGTTCTTCTGCCTTTTGTATTGAACCATTCATTCCCATATTTCCAGCAGTTAAAACCACTTCAGCTCCATAAGCTTTTAATATATTTCTTCTTTCTACACTCATAGTCTCTGGCATAGTCAATATTAATCTATACCCTTTAATTGCACAAATCAAAGCTAAACCTATACCTGTATTACCACTGGTTGGTTCAATTATTACAGTATCTTTATTTATTAAATTAGCTTTTTCTGCTTCTTCTATCATAGCTAATGCTGCTCTATCCTTTACACTACCTGAAGGATTAAAATATTCTACCTTTGCAATTATATTTGAATTTAATTCATTTACCTTTTCAAATTTTTCTAGTTTAACTAATGGTGTCCTTCCTATAAGTTCTATTAAATTATTGTATACTCTCATATTTTATCTCTCCTTTTTATTTAGTTTACCTATAGATTAAATAGGTATTGGGCTAAAAAATTATTATATATAGTACATATAACCTGGATTTTTATATGCTTTATATTCCTGTACTAATTCTTCTAGTGTTATGGAATCTACTAAATTGTTAATTTCTTTATTTAATTTATTCCAAACATTTTTTTTAAGACATAATTCCATAATATTACTATCATCGTATTCTTCTAAATTTACTACTTGCAATTCTCCCTCTAAGGCTCTTAATATATCTCCTACAGTTATTTCACTGCTATTTCTTGCTAAAGTATATCCTCCCTGAGGCCCTTTTTTACTGTTCACTAAACCATTCTTTCTTAGAGCAGACAAAATTTGTTCTAAATATTTTTCTGATATATCTTCTCTTTCTGAAATACTTTTTTTAGTAACATTTTCTAAAGAAGAATACACTCCTATATTCACCATAGCTTTTAATCCATATCTACCTTTGGTTGAAATTTCCATTAATGTCACCTCTTATTTACTACTAATCCTATATGTTTAGTATGATTATATTCCATATAAGTTTTTTTGTCAATAATTTATATCAAATTTCTACATACATACATAACATAAAATTATGACTATATTATATGTTAAGGAGAATTTACTATGAGTTTTTTATCTATATTGATTTTTGCAATATCATCCAGTTGTGATAGTTTCATAATTGGTATAAGTTATGGTATAAATAAAATAAAAATAAATTTTTCAAGTAATTTACTGGTTGCTTTAATAAGTGGATTAGGCACTTTTTTATCCATGTTACCAGGAGCTAAATTAATTAATTATATATCACCTACACAGGCTAATAAATTTGGAAGCTTACTTCTTGTTTTGGTAGGTATATGTTTACTAATAAATAGTTTGAGAAAAAAAGATAAATTAAAAGAAGAGAATTCCTATTCTACTCTTTTAAAAAACCCTGAAAAAATGGACTTTGACTCATCTAAAAATATAGAAATCAAAGAAGCCATATACCTTGGCGTTTTTCTTTGCTTAAACAACATAGGCCTTGGTATAATGGCAAGTATTATAGGATTAAACATTTATATCACATCCTTTCTATCCTTTTTATTTAGTTTAACTTTTTTAAAATTAGGATGCTTTATTGGGAAAAAAGTTTCTGCTTATAGTTTTAATAATAAAATTGCAGAAATCTCTTCTTATGTATTAATAATCTTACTTGGAATATGGGAACTTTTTAGTTAATGAATAATGAACAATGAACAATGAATAATTGTGGATAGTTTTTCTCCACTGTTATGACATTTGACAATTGACAGAGGACAGTTCATTTGACAATTGACAGAGGGCAGAGGACAATGATTGATAACTTTTCTCCACTATTGTTACGAAAAGTTTTTAATTTTATAAGATCTTTGGGTTTAGTTAAAACTAAACCTTTATATATTAGATAAATCTAAGATATCTTCGATGTTCAGCTTTGCTGAACGAGTTTTCCATAGTACAACTATCTTTCACAAATCAAATAAAATTTAAGATTTTCTGTAACGTAGTGGAAGAAAATCTTCCTTCATTGTCCTATGTCAATTGTCCTCTGTCCTATGCCCTCTAAAATCCTCCTTAATTGTTCATTATTCATTATTACTTGTTCATTAGATAAAAAAGCTTGCACAATAAAATGCAAGCTTTTTTATCTTAACTATTCTCTTATAAATATATTAGAATTTTCATTTTCCTGCCATCCTTCTACTTCTCTTAGAGCTTCTTCAGGGGCTTTTCCTTCTCCTACTAATGCACCGGATAGAATAAACTTAGAGAATAAATATTCTAAATTTAGTCCCATATCTTTTTCTTGTAATGCTCTATCTACTAAAGGAGATATATTTTCAAATAAATCATTAGATCTAAAGAATTCAACATTGACATCCTCTTCACTATAGTCATCATCTACATTGTTTATAACATCTGTATCTTCCATATCATCTATATTATCTACAAAGTCCATATCTTCCATATCGTCTATAGTATCTATAACAGGAATGTTATCTCCTTCTTCGCCTCTCATTCTTTTAGACTTTCTACAAAGATTCATTAAAAGAATGTAATTATAGTATATACCATGTTTAATCTCATCTGTTAAAATTTGAAAAACAATATCTCTATCGCATCTGTTTGGAAGACCTGATCTAATCAATCTATATTTTTCCATAGCTTTCATTTCTCCAAATAAAGCCTTTCTGACACCTCTTAAATAGCTTTTAGGTTTCTTAATATCTTCATCTTTTTTAGGACAAATAACTTTTCCAGTATAATGCATGTATATTTCCCTAAACCATCTTCCATGATTTTTTTCGTCATCCCTTATGGATTTTATTATTTCCTTTTGTTCCTTATTTGGTGCCATAGATATTAAGTATTCATATTCCTTTTCGTCCGCTCTTTCCCCTTCTACAGCATCCTTTATCATTTCAAGAGATCTTTTTAAACCCTCCCTTGAAAAATCCTTTCCATAGTCCGCGCAATAGTCTACATGATTATTGCCCCAATTACTCCAATTACCACACATAGGATTACAATACTGCATATTATAATTTTTCATATATTCCTCCACAAATGAATTTTTACACACTTTCATTATATGATTATCACATCTATTTGGTACCTATTTTATTATTTTATTATTTTCTCGTAGCAAATTATTTATAATTTCCCAGGAAATTACTTGCAATGAATAATGAACAATGAAGAATTAATAATTGTGGTTATTTTTTCTCCACTGTTATTACATTTGACAATTGACAGAGGACAGAGGACAATGATTGACATCTTTTCTCCTCTATCGTTACGAAAAAATTTTAATTGTATGATTTATATATTAAGCAGCTATCAACTAAATAAGCGATGTTCAGCGAAGCGAACGAGCCCTTTTATTAATGAACAACTAACAGTGAATAGTGAACAATTTCGGATATTTTTTCTCCATTAGCATTACAAAAAAATTTTAATTGTATGATTTATATATTAAGCAGTTCTTAACTAAATAAGCGATGTTTAGCGAAGCAAACGAGCCAACAAAATAAAATTAAAACTTTTCTGAGTGCAACGAAGGAAAGTGTCTTTCATTTTCAATTCTCCACTTTCCATTTTCAATTATAACTAATAAAATTAAAGTTCTTCTGACGAAAGGAAGAAGAACCTCCTTCATTGTCCTATGTCCTCTGTCCTCTGTCCTCTAAAATCCTCCTTAATTGTTCATTATTCATTGTTCATTCTTAATTAAATAGTCCTTTATGCTATAATAATAATGTATGTCCATTCCATTTATTATTTACATATACTAAATATTGTTTTATAAATAAAACTTAGGAGGGATTGTGTGAAAATTTCTTATATTCTAAAGGGACTTTTTGATACTTTTAAAAACATATTGCCAATTACTTTATTTTTAGTGCTTATACAGGTTTTATTATTTAAAAAACCTATGAAAAATGTAAAAAGCCTTACCTTTGGAATGATATTAACAACTTTAGGTCTTTTTTTATTTTTAGAGGGCACAAGTATTTTTCTTTTACCTCTTGGTGAATCCGTTGGTGAAAATTTAGTATCTTTGGATAATAAGTGGTTAATTATTTTACTTATTTTTATAATAGGATTTTCAACTACTTTAGTTGAGCCTGCACTAGCCACTTTAGCTGCTGAAGTTGAAGAAATATCTATAGGTGCTATTTCTAAAAAAGTTTTAATTTATACTGTAGCTATTGGTTTTGGAGCTGGTTTATCTGCTGGAGTATATAAAATAATGTACAGTATTCAAACTTCAAAGATTGTATTACCTCTTTTAGTTCTTTCAATAATACTGTGTATATTTGCACCTGAACAAATAATAGGTATAGCTTTTGACTGCGCAAGCTCCACTACTGGACCTGTAAATATACCTTTAAATTTAACTATAGCTTTGGGGCTTTCAAGAACTTTAGAAAATTCAGACCCCTTATTAAATGCTTTTGGTATAATAGGATTAACTTCTATGGGCCCTGTTATATCTGTTCTTATATTAGGAATCTTATCAAAGTAAAGGAGGGTTTTATTTGATTTGTATTGTTACTATTGTTGAAAGAGGAAAAGCTAATTCTTTAGTTGAACAAGCAAAAAAAGTTGGTGCAAAAGGTGCAACTATCTTTTATGGAAGAGGTACTGGTGATGAAGAAATAAAAAAATATTTCAACTTTCATATAGAGTCTTCTAAAGAAATAATCATAATATTATCTGAAGATAGTCGTTCTGAAGAAATAATTAATACTTTAGTAGAAAAAGGTGGCCTTAATAAACCGGGAAAAGGAATTTTGTTTACCTTTCCACTTTCAAAAGTAATAGGAATAGGATGAATTATTCATCCTATTCCTATTACTTTTGCTTTATAAAAGTTAAATTCCCATCAACATTTTTGCAACTGAAAAATACACAATAAGTGAAGTAGCATCTACTATAGTTGTTATAAGAGGGCTAGCCATTATAGCTGGATCCACTTTGATTTTTTTAGCTATTATTGGCAATATAGCACCTACTATTTTAGATAAAATAACAGTGAAGAATAAAGTTATACATACTGTTAAACTTACTTCAAAAGGTGTTTTTTCTAAATAGTATATTCTTGCAAAATTAATTAAAGATAAACTAAAACCTACTATTAAACTTACTCTTAATTCTTTCCATATTACCTTAAGAATATCTTTACCTTGAACTTCTCCTAAGGCTATACTTCTTATTATTAAAGTAGCAGACTGAGATCCTGCATTACCACCAGTATCCATAAGCATTGGTATAAATGCTGTTAATAGCACAACTGATTGAAGTACATCTTCAAAACTTTTTATTATATTCCCTGTAAAAGTTGCAGATACCATAAGTATTACCAACCAAGTAAGTCTATTCTTAGCTAGAGTCCATACACTAGTATCCAAGTATTTTTCTTCTGATGGGGCCATAGCAGCCATCTTTTGAAAGTCCTCTGTAGTTTCTTGATCTATAACATCCATAATATCATCTATGGTAATTATTCCTGTTAATCTATTTTCGTTATCAACTACAGGCATTACTAACAAATCATATTTTTTAAACACATTAGCCACATATTCCTGATCAGAATTAGTATTTACAAATACTATGTCTGTTTTCATTATGTCTTCAACTAATAAATCATAATCACTTAATATTAATTTTCTTAAAGATATAATTCCTTCTAATTTTCTTTGTTTATCTATTACATAGCATGTATAAATAGTTTCTTTGTTAACTCCTGTATCCTTTATGTGTTGCAATGCTTCTCTTACTGTCATATCCTTTTTTAAGTCTACATATTCTATAGTCATTAAACTTCCTGCTGAGTCCTCTGGATAGTTTAAAAATTCATTTATAAGCTTTCTTTCTTCTACATTTGAATATTTTAAAATTTTCTTTACTACATTAGCTGGCATTTCTTCTAAAAGGTCAATCATATCGTCAAAATAAATTTCTTCTATTATGTGCTTTATTTCTTTATCAGTAATACCAGTTATAATATTTGTTTGAAAGTCCGTTTCCAAATAATTGAAAACATCCACTGCCATATCCTTTGGAAGCATTCTAAAAACTAAAATAGCTTCTGATATATCAAGACATTCAATAATATCTGATATATGCACAGGATTTAATTCTAAAATTTTTTCTCTTGCATTATGAAACTTTTTCTCACGAATAAGAGATATTATTTCTTCAAATTCTGTTTTCATTTTTATCAACTCCTAAGCATCACCAAACCTTTATAGTTATGGTTTATATATTTAGATCTAATAGGCCCTGGCTCATCTTCCATAACTACCACCTTCTTTCTTCCTATCAGTTTAATTCATAACAAAAAATAAAACTTAGTTTTCCCCTATATTATGGAATCTAAGTTTTACTGTAGCTTCAAAAAAATTTTATCACATTATGGCATATATATCAACTTATTATAAAGGTTTACATATTATTTCTTTAATTTTTGTATTAAATATTTTACTGGCATGAGCAGGTCTTATTATAACAGCAGTATCTGCTCCTTCCTTACTTCCTCCTATAGCTATTATATCTTCTCCATAAGGAATTAAGCCAGTATCTAGAGCCATAGTGGATATTTCTACTGAAACTTTAACACCTTGCCCTAGCATTCTAAGAGAATGTGCTATTATTTCCACTGGATTTACTCCGCTAAATTTACCAGATATAGCTCTTTCTGCTCCAGATAATACGTGAGTTCCAGCATACACCTTAAAACCATAACCTTTTAATTCCTCTATTATATTTTGTGGCATTTCTTGTTTTCCTGGTTCTTTAAAACCATATACATGAGTAATAACCGTTACATCTAATCCAGAATCCTTTAATAATCTTGCAGTATATCCTTTGGTTGATGCTACTACTATATGTTTTATAGACCTTTCTTTCGCAGTTTTAATTGCCAGCTCTATAGTTTTTTCTGTGTTTTCTATGCCCGGGTTTTTAAAATACATAAAAACTCCTCCTCTATATATTATACTCATTTATACTACTATGATACAACAAAAAACAACTCTTGTAAAAAGAGTTGTTTCCTAATTTTAGCTAAAATGCTGGAATAATGTTTCCATTATATTTTTCTTCTATAAATTTTTTAACTTTTTCTGAAGTTAAAACCTTTGATAAAGCCTTTATATAGTCCTTATCCTTGTCCTCTTCTCTAATTGCTAATATATTTACATAAGGAGAATCTTTTGATTCAATTACTATAGCATCTTTAAGAGGATTTAATGAGGCTTCAATTGCATAGTTTGTATTTATAACTGATGCATCTACGTCATCTAAAACTCTAGGAAGTTGTGCTGCATCAACTTCTGTAATTTTTATATTTTTCTTGTTTTCTGTAATATCTAATTTTGTTACAAGTTCTCCATCTTTTAATTTTATTATACCTGCATTTTCTAAAACTTTTAATGCTCTTCCTCCATTGGATGGGTCATTTGGTATAGCTATTTCTGCTCCATCTTTTAAATCTTCAATCTTCTTAATCTTTTTTGAATACAATCCCATTGGTTCTATGTGAACTTTGGCAACATAAGTTAATTTATATCCTTTTGCCTTAATTGTTTCTTCTAAAAATGGAATATGTTGAAAATAGTTTGCATCTAATTGCTTTTCTTCTAAGGCTCTATTTGGAATTTGATAATCAGTAAAAGGTTGTATTTCTAATTCATATCCTTCCTTTTTTAGCTCCTCTTTTGCTACTTCTAATATTTCTGCATGGGGAGTTGGTGATGCTCCTACCACTATTTTCTTCTTATCGCTTTTAGTATCTTGTGCCTCCTTTTTTTCTCCTCCACATCCTAAAAGTCCTATGGATAGTATAATTGTTGATAATAAAATTGCTACTTTTTTCATTTTTATAGCCCCCTTATTTAATTAATTTATTATATAAAATATTTCCTAAACCTTGTATTATTTGAACAATTACTATAAGAATTATAACTGTATAAACCATTATATCTACCTTAAACATGTTATAACCATACTGTATAGCAACAGCTCCAAGTCCTCCACCACCTACAGCTCCTGCCATAGCAGTGTAACCAATTAGGTTTATAATAGTTAATATTATTCCTCTAACTATAGATGGAAAAGCTTCTTTTATCATAACTTTAAATAATATTTGTGATGTTGTAGCACCAAAGGATTTAGCAGCTTCAATAAGACCTGGATCCACCTCTTTTAGGGAAGTTTCAATAATCCTTGCAACAAAAGGTGCTGCTGCAATAGTTAATGGAACAATAGCT
This window of the Clostridium cochlearium genome carries:
- the cysK gene encoding cysteine synthase A, yielding MRVYNNLIELIGRTPLVKLEKFEKVNELNSNIIAKVEYFNPSGSVKDRAALAMIEEAEKANLINKDTVIIEPTSGNTGIGLALICAIKGYRLILTMPETMSVERRNILKAYGAEVVLTAGNMGMNGSIQKAEELKGEMGNAFIPQQFNNPANSAIHKVTTAKEILDDLDGKVDIFIAGVGTGGTVTGVAKGLKEYNKDIKIVAVEPETSAVMSGEKPGPHKIQGIGAGFIPEIVDMNVIDEVFKAPNEESIEMMKQIAKLEGVFVGISSGAALYAAKEIGKREENKGKNIVVLLPDTGMRYLSMNN
- a CDS encoding RrF2 family transcriptional regulator — encoded protein: MEISTKGRYGLKAMVNIGVYSSLENVTKKSISEREDISEKYLEQILSALRKNGLVNSKKGPQGGYTLARNSSEITVGDILRALEGELQVVNLEEYDDSNIMELCLKKNVWNKLNKEINNLVDSITLEELVQEYKAYKNPGYMYYI
- the ytaF gene encoding sporulation membrane protein YtaF; protein product: MSFLSILIFAISSSCDSFIIGISYGINKIKINFSSNLLVALISGLGTFLSMLPGAKLINYISPTQANKFGSLLLVLVGICLLINSLRKKDKLKEENSYSTLLKNPEKMDFDSSKNIEIKEAIYLGVFLCLNNIGLGIMASIIGLNIYITSFLSFLFSLTFLKLGCFIGKKVSAYSFNNKIAEISSYVLIILLGIWELFS
- a CDS encoding ferritin-like domain-containing protein, which codes for MKNYNMQYCNPMCGNWSNWGNNHVDYCADYGKDFSREGLKRSLEMIKDAVEGERADEKEYEYLISMAPNKEQKEIIKSIRDDEKNHGRWFREIYMHYTGKVICPKKDEDIKKPKSYLRGVRKALFGEMKAMEKYRLIRSGLPNRCDRDIVFQILTDEIKHGIYYNYILLMNLCRKSKRMRGEEGDNIPVIDTIDDMEDMDFVDNIDDMEDTDVINNVDDDYSEEDVNVEFFRSNDLFENISPLVDRALQEKDMGLNLEYLFSKFILSGALVGEGKAPEEALREVEGWQENENSNIFIRE
- a CDS encoding DUF1538 domain-containing protein — translated: MKISYILKGLFDTFKNILPITLFLVLIQVLLFKKPMKNVKSLTFGMILTTLGLFLFLEGTSIFLLPLGESVGENLVSLDNKWLIILLIFIIGFSTTLVEPALATLAAEVEEISIGAISKKVLIYTVAIGFGAGLSAGVYKIMYSIQTSKIVLPLLVLSIILCIFAPEQIIGIAFDCASSTTGPVNIPLNLTIALGLSRTLENSDPLLNAFGIIGLTSMGPVISVLILGILSK
- a CDS encoding P-II family nitrogen regulator, which produces MICIVTIVERGKANSLVEQAKKVGAKGATIFYGRGTGDEEIKKYFNFHIESSKEIIIILSEDSRSEEIINTLVEKGGLNKPGKGILFTFPLSKVIGIG
- the mgtE gene encoding magnesium transporter → MKTEFEEIISLIREKKFHNAREKILELNPVHISDIIECLDISEAILVFRMLPKDMAVDVFNYLETDFQTNIITGITDKEIKHIIEEIYFDDMIDLLEEMPANVVKKILKYSNVEERKLINEFLNYPEDSAGSLMTIEYVDLKKDMTVREALQHIKDTGVNKETIYTCYVIDKQRKLEGIISLRKLILSDYDLLVEDIMKTDIVFVNTNSDQEYVANVFKKYDLLVMPVVDNENRLTGIITIDDIMDVIDQETTEDFQKMAAMAPSEEKYLDTSVWTLAKNRLTWLVILMVSATFTGNIIKSFEDVLQSVVLLTAFIPMLMDTGGNAGSQSATLIIRSIALGEVQGKDILKVIWKELRVSLIVGFSLSLINFARIYYLEKTPFEVSLTVCITLFFTVILSKIVGAILPIIAKKIKVDPAIMASPLITTIVDATSLIVYFSVAKMLMGI
- a CDS encoding pyruvate kinase alpha/beta domain-containing protein, which encodes MYFKNPGIENTEKTIELAIKTAKERSIKHIVVASTKGYTARLLKDSGLDVTVITHVYGFKEPGKQEMPQNIIEELKGYGFKVYAGTHVLSGAERAISGKFSGVNPVEIIAHSLRMLGQGVKVSVEISTMALDTGLIPYGEDIIAIGGSKEGADTAVIIRPAHASKIFNTKIKEIICKPL
- a CDS encoding MetQ/NlpA family ABC transporter substrate-binding protein; protein product: MKKVAILLSTIILSIGLLGCGGEKKEAQDTKSDKKKIVVGASPTPHAEILEVAKEELKKEGYELEIQPFTDYQIPNRALEEKQLDANYFQHIPFLEETIKAKGYKLTYVAKVHIEPMGLYSKKIKKIEDLKDGAEIAIPNDPSNGGRALKVLENAGIIKLKDGELVTKLDITENKKNIKITEVDAAQLPRVLDDVDASVINTNYAIEASLNPLKDAIVIESKDSPYVNILAIREEDKDKDYIKALSKVLTSEKVKKFIEEKYNGNIIPAF
- a CDS encoding methionine ABC transporter permease, which gives rise to MISEILIKALNDTVYMVFFSTLFAVILGSILAIILIVTDEKGLKPNKIIYSILDFIINILRSFPFIILMVAIIPITKVIVGKSIGREAAIVPLTIAAAPFVARIIETSLKEVDPGLIEAAKSFGATTSQILFKVMIKEAFPSIVRGIILTIINLIGYTAMAGAVGGGGLGAVAIQYGYNMFKVDIMVYTVIILIVIVQIIQGLGNILYNKLIK